A genomic window from Micromonospora ferruginea includes:
- a CDS encoding PIG-L deacetylase family protein, whose translation MTQPEPLTPLTEDWHRALAVVAHPDDLEFGAAAAVARWTRQGKEVVYCLLTSGEAGIDGMPPDRSRVLREEEQRASAAVVGVSAVEFLGLPDGLLEYGVPLRRAIAAVVRRHRPDVVLTNNFRETWDGGYALNQADHIACGRATLDAVRDAGNRWIFPEQLTDGTQPWSRVREVWAAGSPVARHGVDVTDTFDAGVASLRAHGAYLSGLGDGSFDAEEFLEGMARPAGARLGARFGAAFEVFRIDLA comes from the coding sequence GTGACGCAGCCGGAACCGCTCACCCCGCTGACCGAGGACTGGCACCGGGCGCTGGCCGTGGTGGCCCACCCGGACGACCTGGAGTTCGGCGCCGCCGCCGCGGTGGCCCGCTGGACGCGGCAGGGCAAGGAGGTCGTCTACTGCCTGCTCACCAGCGGCGAGGCCGGCATCGACGGGATGCCGCCGGACCGCAGCCGGGTGCTGCGCGAGGAGGAGCAGCGGGCGTCCGCGGCCGTGGTCGGGGTGTCCGCGGTCGAGTTCCTCGGCCTGCCCGACGGGCTGCTGGAGTACGGTGTGCCGCTGCGCCGGGCGATCGCCGCTGTGGTCCGCCGGCACCGGCCGGACGTGGTGCTCACGAACAACTTCCGGGAGACCTGGGACGGCGGGTACGCGCTCAACCAGGCCGACCACATCGCCTGCGGGCGGGCCACCCTGGACGCGGTCCGCGACGCCGGCAACCGGTGGATCTTCCCGGAGCAGCTCACCGACGGCACGCAGCCGTGGTCCCGGGTCCGCGAGGTGTGGGCGGCCGGGTCGCCGGTGGCCCGGCACGGGGTGGACGTGACGGACACCTTCGACGCCGGGGTGGCGTCGCTGCGGGCGCACGGCGCCTACCTGAGCGGGCTCGGCGACGGCAGCTTCGACGCCGAGGAGTTCCTGGAGGGGATGGCCCGGCCAGCGGGCGCCCGGCTCGGCGCCCGCTTCGGCGCCGCGTTCGAGGTGTTCCGGATCGACCTGGCCTGA
- a CDS encoding DUF2267 domain-containing protein, with the protein MAEQLMSAFESSLDKTNVILKEIESAYGWPPERRNQSYAALRTVLHLLRDRMPVGESAEFAQQLPVLLRGIYFDGWQPENVPIRLNRDDFLYEVRQGFPYDVEGGPQRVTQVVLDTLRRHVTQGEWQDVKSNMPQGLGQLIP; encoded by the coding sequence ATGGCTGAGCAGTTGATGTCCGCGTTCGAGTCCTCGCTGGACAAGACGAACGTGATCCTCAAGGAGATCGAGTCGGCGTACGGCTGGCCGCCGGAGCGGCGCAACCAGTCGTACGCGGCGCTGCGCACGGTGCTGCACCTGCTGCGCGACCGGATGCCGGTGGGCGAGAGCGCCGAGTTCGCCCAGCAGTTGCCGGTGCTGCTGCGGGGCATCTACTTCGACGGCTGGCAACCGGAGAACGTGCCGATCAGGCTCAACCGCGACGACTTCCTGTACGAGGTCCGCCAGGGCTTCCCGTACGACGTCGAGGGTGGCCCGCAGCGGGTGACCCAGGTCGTGCTGGACACGTTGCGGCGGCACGTCACGCAGGGCGAGTGGCAGGACGTCAAGTCGAACATGCCGCAGGGCCTCGGTCAGCTCATTCCCTGA
- a CDS encoding DUF72 domain-containing protein, whose protein sequence is MGEIKVGTASWTDRTLLDSGWYPADADTPERRLSYYARRFPLVEVDATYYAPPAERTARLWAERTPPGFTFNVKAFSLLTGHPTRVSALYKDLRPETEKRSVYPGDLPAQAYEEVWTRFLSALDPLVDAGKLGALLFQFPPWFTIKRDNKQYLLEVARRCAPLRPVFELRHASWFDGDNADETLDFLRGHELPFVCVDMPQGHKSSVPPVLAATADLAVVRFHGHSDRWTSKDIHEKFGYDYSDRELRDWAPKLRELADRAEQTHVLMNNCFRDNAQRNATTLVDLLAR, encoded by the coding sequence ATGGGTGAGATCAAGGTGGGCACCGCGTCGTGGACCGACCGGACCCTGCTCGACTCCGGCTGGTATCCGGCGGACGCCGACACCCCGGAGCGCCGGCTGTCCTACTATGCCCGGCGGTTCCCGCTGGTCGAGGTGGACGCCACCTACTACGCGCCGCCCGCCGAGCGCACCGCCCGGCTGTGGGCGGAGCGCACCCCGCCCGGGTTCACCTTCAACGTCAAGGCGTTCAGCCTGCTGACCGGTCACCCGACCCGGGTCTCCGCGCTCTACAAAGACCTGCGCCCGGAGACGGAGAAGCGCAGCGTCTACCCGGGCGACCTGCCGGCGCAGGCGTACGAGGAGGTCTGGACGCGCTTCCTGTCCGCGCTGGACCCGCTGGTCGACGCCGGCAAGCTCGGCGCGCTGCTGTTCCAGTTCCCGCCCTGGTTCACCATCAAGCGGGACAACAAGCAGTACCTGCTCGAGGTGGCCCGGCGGTGCGCCCCGCTGCGGCCGGTCTTCGAACTCCGGCACGCCTCCTGGTTCGACGGCGACAACGCCGACGAGACGCTGGACTTCCTGCGCGGGCACGAGCTGCCGTTCGTCTGCGTGGACATGCCGCAGGGCCACAAATCGTCCGTACCCCCGGTGCTGGCCGCCACCGCGGATCTCGCGGTGGTCCGGTTCCACGGGCACAGCGACAGGTGGACCAGCAAGGACATCCACGAGAAGTTCGGCTACGACTACTCCGACCGGGAGCTGCGCGACTGGGCGCCGAAGCTGCGCGAGCTGGCCGACCGGGCCGAGCAGACCCACGTGCTGATGAACAACTGTTTCCGGGACAACGCGCAGCGCAACGCCACCACGCTCGTCGACCTGCTGGCGCGCTGA
- a CDS encoding TraR/DksA family transcriptional regulator: MLVHETTATGRSQAEVDQIRQSLRSRYDELTAEYDQAVMQSQVLRLVEVGDTAGDDQADSGTKTAERDTAQSLLRTILERRAQFERALTRLDEGTYGFCEGCTAPIPVERLEIFPSATSCVACKQTRERRAA, encoded by the coding sequence ATGCTCGTCCACGAAACGACGGCCACCGGCCGCTCCCAGGCGGAGGTCGACCAGATCCGGCAGTCCCTGCGGTCCCGGTACGACGAGCTGACCGCGGAGTACGACCAGGCGGTCATGCAGAGCCAGGTGCTGCGACTGGTCGAGGTCGGCGACACCGCCGGCGACGACCAGGCCGACAGCGGCACCAAGACCGCCGAGCGGGACACCGCGCAGTCCCTGCTGCGCACCATCCTGGAGCGCCGCGCCCAGTTCGAGCGGGCGCTGACCCGGCTCGACGAGGGCACCTACGGTTTCTGCGAGGGCTGCACCGCGCCGATCCCGGTCGAGCGGCTGGAGATCTTCCCGTCCGCCACGTCCTGCGTGGCCTGCAAGCAGACCCGGGAGCGGCGGGCGGCCTGA
- a CDS encoding uridine kinase, giving the protein MAVRPISPDRLVAELAARLTRTEAPGRLRVAVDGPPAAAPGALAAALVDPLRAAGRPALHVRADDFLRPASVRLEQGRTNPDAYYEGWLDEPGLRREVLDPAGPHGSGRLLPSLWDAGADRASRAAYRDLPPGGVVLVSGALLLGGVLPFDLTVHLVLSPAALERRTDAAWRWTLPAFARYADEVDPASFADVVVRADDPRHPALVERP; this is encoded by the coding sequence ATGGCCGTCCGCCCGATCAGCCCCGACCGGCTCGTCGCCGAGTTGGCCGCGCGTCTCACCCGCACCGAGGCGCCCGGCCGGCTGCGGGTGGCCGTCGACGGCCCGCCGGCCGCCGCGCCGGGCGCCCTCGCCGCCGCCCTCGTCGACCCGCTGCGCGCCGCCGGCCGGCCGGCGCTGCACGTCCGGGCCGACGACTTCCTGCGTCCCGCCTCGGTGCGCCTGGAACAGGGCCGCACCAACCCGGACGCCTACTACGAGGGCTGGCTCGACGAACCCGGGCTGCGCCGCGAGGTGCTCGACCCGGCCGGCCCGCACGGCAGCGGTCGGCTGCTGCCGTCGCTCTGGGACGCCGGCGCCGACCGGGCCAGCCGGGCCGCCTACCGGGACCTGCCGCCCGGCGGGGTGGTCCTGGTCAGCGGCGCGCTGCTGCTCGGCGGCGTGCTGCCGTTCGACCTCACCGTCCACCTGGTGCTCTCCCCGGCCGCGCTGGAGCGCCGCACGGACGCGGCGTGGCGCTGGACCCTGCCGGCCTTCGCCCGGTACGCCGACGAGGTCGACCCGGCCTCCTTCGCCGACGTGGTGGTCCGCGCCGACGACCCCCGGCACCCGGCCCTCGTGGAACGGCCCTGA
- a CDS encoding winged helix-turn-helix domain-containing protein: MSVSPASSRAGWHTSQPAVPGRPPGGQRRPANTATPVLTVTLNIPLACEESLVPAARRLLDAARELLERGDAVISTGTATVDRRPEVPAGRAPARSLAPTIPTLHILASSRSVLRDGEPLPLTRLEFDLLLHLVAHPRRVFTRLQLLNAVWGYEHAGVRTVDVHVRRLRGKVGVDVPLVTTVYGVGYRLADDARVTIDRTG; encoded by the coding sequence ATGTCGGTCAGCCCCGCCTCGTCGCGCGCCGGATGGCATACGTCCCAACCCGCGGTCCCCGGCCGTCCGCCCGGCGGCCAACGCCGCCCCGCCAACACGGCCACCCCGGTGCTCACGGTGACCCTGAACATCCCGCTGGCCTGCGAGGAGTCGCTCGTCCCGGCCGCCCGCCGGCTCCTCGACGCCGCACGCGAGCTGCTCGAACGCGGCGACGCGGTGATCAGCACCGGCACCGCGACGGTGGACCGCCGGCCCGAGGTGCCGGCCGGTCGGGCCCCCGCGCGCTCGCTCGCCCCGACCATCCCGACCCTGCACATCCTGGCGTCCTCCCGGTCGGTGCTGCGCGACGGCGAGCCGCTGCCGCTGACCCGGCTGGAGTTCGACCTGCTGCTGCACCTGGTCGCCCACCCCCGCCGGGTCTTCACCCGGCTGCAACTGCTCAACGCGGTCTGGGGCTACGAGCACGCCGGCGTCCGCACCGTCGACGTGCACGTGCGCCGGCTGCGCGGCAAGGTGGGCGTGGACGTCCCGCTGGTCACCACCGTCTACGGCGTCGGCTACCGGCTCGCCGACGACGCCCGGGTGACCATCGACCGCACCGGCTGA
- a CDS encoding winged helix-turn-helix domain-containing protein, producing the protein MSVVALDSRPARPGRPDRTPPSRPRTAPTLTITLDLGAGPLTPGLARLVDLLDELAAAGEALVRPDEHRAVRAVRDLRRPAAPPAPARPAVAPGEPGGVRLLTGTRRVRHGGVEVGLTRIEYDLLLFLAEHPRRVFTRLQLLANVWGYEHAVARTVDVHVRRLRAKFGPDTPLVTTVYGVGYRLADDAPIEVDRDA; encoded by the coding sequence ATGTCCGTCGTCGCCCTCGACAGCCGTCCGGCCCGACCGGGCCGTCCCGACCGGACGCCGCCGTCCCGGCCGCGTACCGCACCGACGCTGACCATCACGCTCGACCTGGGCGCCGGCCCGCTGACGCCCGGCCTGGCCCGGCTGGTCGATCTGCTGGACGAACTCGCCGCCGCCGGCGAGGCCCTGGTCCGCCCGGACGAGCACCGGGCCGTCCGGGCCGTGCGCGACCTGCGCCGGCCCGCCGCGCCGCCGGCCCCGGCCCGCCCGGCGGTCGCGCCGGGGGAGCCCGGTGGCGTCCGCCTCCTCACCGGCACCCGCCGGGTCCGGCACGGCGGCGTCGAGGTCGGCCTGACCCGCATCGAGTACGACCTGCTGCTGTTCCTCGCCGAGCATCCCCGCCGGGTGTTCACCCGGTTGCAACTGCTCGCCAACGTGTGGGGCTACGAGCACGCGGTGGCCCGGACCGTGGACGTGCACGTGCGCCGGCTGCGCGCCAAGTTCGGGCCGGACACACCGCTGGTGACCACCGTGTACGGCGTCGGCTACCGGCTCGCCGACGACGCCCCGATCGAGGTGGACCGCGACGCCTGA
- a CDS encoding rhodanese-like domain-containing protein, with product MGCGSPRWPRPAWRGEPADRPAPESRRTEGRHHGADPRPRRELSGPPPGSRGIDDILAAARARLRRLDPEQAHLACRGGALLVDIRPAGQRAAHGTVPGALTVERNVLEWRFDPRCAARLPQAVGYDVPVVVLCQEGYTSSLAAAALQDIGLGRATDVVGGFAAWRIAGLPTLGPTPPPRPSSTAPPVTAGRALR from the coding sequence GTGGGCTGCGGGTCGCCGAGGTGGCCGAGGCCGGCGTGGCGTGGTGAGCCGGCCGACCGTCCCGCCCCCGAATCCCGCCGAACGGAAGGACGCCACCATGGCGCAGACCCCCGCCCCCGCCGAGAGCTGTCCGGTCCCCCGCCCGGCTCGCGGGGCATCGACGACATCCTCGCCGCCGCCCGCGCCCGGCTGCGTCGTCTCGACCCGGAGCAGGCCCACCTGGCCTGCCGGGGCGGCGCGCTGCTGGTCGACATCCGCCCGGCCGGCCAGCGGGCCGCGCACGGCACCGTGCCCGGCGCGCTCACCGTCGAGCGCAACGTCCTGGAATGGCGCTTCGACCCGCGCTGCGCGGCCCGGCTGCCGCAGGCGGTCGGCTACGACGTGCCGGTCGTCGTGCTCTGCCAGGAGGGCTACACGTCGTCGCTGGCCGCCGCCGCGTTGCAGGACATCGGCCTGGGCCGGGCCACCGACGTGGTCGGCGGCTTCGCCGCCTGGCGCATCGCCGGCCTGCCCACCCTCGGCCCCACCCCGCCGCCCCGACCCTCGTCCACCGCGCCCCCGGTCACCGCCGGCCGGGCGCTCCGCTGA
- a CDS encoding cysteine dioxygenase, which yields MTSTDPTDLRTVAACWADPTGWPVPLRFDRSERWYARLHADAAHEVWALSWLPGQGTDLHDHGGSSGAFLVVAGVLTEETVSGGRLRPHRLAAGAGRRFGARHVHQVTNRGDQPAVSVHVYRPALRRMTRYRLDAGGLRVAEVAEAGVAW from the coding sequence ATGACCAGCACCGATCCCACCGATCTGCGTACCGTCGCCGCCTGCTGGGCCGACCCGACCGGCTGGCCGGTGCCGCTGCGCTTCGACCGGTCCGAACGCTGGTACGCGCGCCTGCACGCCGACGCCGCGCACGAGGTCTGGGCGCTGAGCTGGCTGCCCGGGCAGGGCACCGACCTGCACGACCACGGCGGCTCGTCCGGCGCCTTCCTGGTCGTCGCCGGCGTGCTCACCGAGGAGACGGTCAGCGGCGGCCGGCTGCGCCCGCACCGCCTCGCCGCGGGCGCCGGCCGGCGCTTCGGCGCCCGGCACGTGCACCAGGTCACCAACCGCGGCGACCAGCCCGCGGTCAGCGTGCACGTCTACCGGCCCGCGCTGCGCCGGATGACCCGCTACCGGCTCGACGCCGGTGGGCTGCGGGTCGCCGAGGTGGCCGAGGCCGGCGTGGCGTGGTGA
- a CDS encoding signal peptidase I — MDDRVYVGNAAVDGAADAGWLLGHFKPAGDVRHSAEVEVKWGVHPAGETRSRWATGERRTALLVLVSGAFRVELPDRTVVLRAPGDYVVWGRGVDHSWYAERESTVLTVRWPSVPGYRVDPPVRR, encoded by the coding sequence GTGGACGATCGGGTGTACGTGGGCAACGCGGCGGTGGACGGGGCGGCCGACGCGGGCTGGTTGCTGGGGCACTTCAAGCCGGCGGGCGACGTGCGGCACAGTGCCGAGGTCGAGGTGAAGTGGGGGGTGCACCCGGCGGGGGAGACGCGTTCGCGGTGGGCCACCGGCGAGCGGCGTACCGCGTTGCTGGTGCTGGTCAGCGGCGCGTTCCGGGTCGAGTTGCCGGACCGCACGGTGGTGCTGCGCGCGCCCGGCGACTACGTGGTGTGGGGCCGGGGCGTGGACCACTCCTGGTACGCGGAGCGGGAGTCCACCGTGCTGACCGTCCGCTGGCCGTCGGTGCCCGGCTACCGGGTGGACCCGCCGGTGCGGCGCTGA
- a CDS encoding ankyrin repeat domain-containing protein, with the protein MPDELDAATIDFAHRMFDLARAGETAELAANVDAGLPVNLTNAKGDTLLILAAYHAHPETVSALLARGADPARVNDRGQTALAAAVFRQNAAAVRALLDAGADPEHGGPSAVETARFFALPEMLALLGRD; encoded by the coding sequence ATGCCCGACGAACTGGACGCCGCGACGATCGACTTCGCCCACCGGATGTTCGACCTGGCGCGGGCCGGCGAGACCGCGGAACTGGCCGCCAACGTGGACGCCGGGCTGCCGGTCAACCTCACCAACGCCAAGGGCGACACGCTGCTGATCCTGGCCGCCTACCACGCCCACCCGGAGACCGTGTCCGCGCTGCTCGCCCGTGGCGCGGATCCGGCCCGGGTCAACGACCGGGGCCAGACCGCGCTGGCGGCGGCCGTGTTCCGGCAGAACGCGGCGGCGGTGCGGGCCCTGCTCGACGCCGGCGCCGACCCGGAACACGGCGGCCCCTCGGCGGTCGAGACCGCCCGGTTCTTCGCGCTGCCCGAGATGCTGGCGCTGCTCGGCCGCGACTGA
- a CDS encoding DUF3500 domain-containing protein: protein MEDPVPEQMRVAAGALLAALDEPARRRARHDFDDEPARRWLEYRPRPRPGVTVADLDVGARKAAHRLLATALSPAAYAQAMAVVALEEVLDRAEGWRRGRHSGDYWVAVFGDPARDDRWGWRFEGHHLSVSMTVADDRVSPAPIFLGANPATVRHAGRPVSRPLGPEEDLARELLDALGAGGRSAAIIATEAPADIISATRATAPGRLDPLGVPRGRLGPTGRALLDRLVALYLDRLPAELAARETDRLDGGELHFAWAGPVEPGRRHYYRVQGDDLLIEYDNTADDGNHAHTVLRRPAGDFGADVLAAHHAAAHRPVSGDGPR from the coding sequence GTGGAGGATCCCGTACCCGAGCAGATGCGCGTCGCGGCCGGCGCGCTGCTGGCGGCGCTCGACGAACCGGCCCGCCGGCGGGCCCGGCACGACTTCGACGACGAGCCGGCCCGGCGATGGCTGGAGTACCGGCCCCGCCCCCGACCCGGCGTGACGGTCGCCGACCTCGACGTCGGCGCCCGCAAGGCCGCCCACCGGCTGCTCGCCACCGCGCTGAGCCCGGCCGCCTACGCCCAGGCGATGGCCGTGGTGGCGTTGGAGGAGGTGCTCGACCGGGCCGAGGGCTGGCGGCGCGGCCGGCACAGCGGCGACTACTGGGTGGCGGTCTTCGGCGACCCGGCGCGCGACGACCGCTGGGGGTGGCGGTTCGAGGGCCACCACCTGTCGGTGAGCATGACCGTCGCCGACGACCGGGTCTCCCCCGCCCCGATCTTCCTCGGCGCGAACCCGGCCACCGTCCGGCACGCCGGCCGGCCGGTCTCCCGCCCGCTGGGCCCGGAAGAGGACCTGGCCCGCGAGCTGCTGGACGCGCTCGGGGCGGGCGGGCGGTCCGCCGCGATCATCGCCACCGAGGCGCCGGCCGACATCATCAGCGCCACCCGGGCCACCGCGCCCGGCCGGCTCGACCCGCTCGGCGTGCCGCGCGGTCGACTCGGCCCGACCGGCCGCGCGCTGCTCGACCGCCTGGTCGCGCTCTACCTGGACCGGCTCCCGGCCGAGCTGGCCGCCCGGGAGACCGACCGGCTCGACGGCGGCGAGCTGCACTTCGCCTGGGCCGGCCCGGTCGAGCCGGGCCGGCGACACTACTACCGGGTGCAGGGCGACGACCTGCTGATCGAGTACGACAACACCGCCGACGACGGCAACCACGCGCACACCGTGCTGCGCCGCCCGGCCGGCGACTTCGGCGCCGACGTGCTGGCCGCGCACCACGCCGCCGCGCACCGGCCGGTCAGCGGCGACGGGCCTCGATGA
- a CDS encoding class I SAM-dependent methyltransferase, with amino-acid sequence MVTDRGFDELVAEAEAAPVEGWGFSWLAGRATEERPPWGYARLVAARLAAVDAALDIDTGGGEVLAEAPTPPPLLVATEAWPPNVPVARRNLRRVGAHVVRVGERPPLPFRDAAFDLVVSRHPVDTWWDEVARVLRPGGSYLSQQIGPGTMRELSEAVLGPLPPPEHRHPEQAVAAAEAAGLTVVDLRSATLRTVFHDVGAVVWFLRKVVWTVPGFTVDRHRAALRRLDERIRAEGRFVAHARRFLIEARRR; translated from the coding sequence ATGGTCACCGATCGTGGATTCGACGAGCTGGTCGCCGAGGCCGAGGCCGCCCCGGTCGAGGGATGGGGCTTCTCCTGGCTGGCCGGGCGCGCCACCGAGGAGCGCCCGCCGTGGGGGTACGCGCGCCTCGTCGCCGCCCGGCTGGCGGCCGTGGACGCCGCCCTGGACATCGACACCGGCGGCGGCGAGGTGCTGGCCGAGGCGCCCACGCCGCCGCCGCTGCTGGTGGCCACCGAGGCCTGGCCCCCGAACGTGCCGGTGGCCCGGCGCAACCTGCGCCGGGTCGGCGCGCACGTGGTCCGGGTCGGCGAACGCCCGCCGCTGCCGTTCCGCGACGCCGCGTTCGACCTGGTGGTCAGCCGGCACCCGGTGGACACCTGGTGGGACGAGGTGGCGCGGGTGCTGCGCCCCGGCGGCAGCTACCTGTCGCAGCAGATCGGCCCCGGCACGATGCGGGAACTCAGCGAGGCGGTCCTCGGGCCGCTGCCGCCGCCGGAGCACCGCCACCCGGAGCAGGCGGTCGCCGCCGCCGAGGCCGCCGGGCTGACCGTGGTGGACCTGCGCAGCGCCACCCTGCGTACCGTCTTCCACGACGTCGGCGCGGTGGTCTGGTTCCTGCGCAAGGTGGTCTGGACCGTGCCCGGTTTCACGGTCGACCGGCACCGCGCCGCGCTGCGCCGGCTGGACGAGCGGATCCGGGCCGAGGGCCGGTTCGTGGCCCACGCCCGGCGGTTCCTCATCGAGGCCCGTCGCCGCTGA
- a CDS encoding DUF2231 domain-containing protein — translation MESRLRVQGHPIQPMLVTFPFGLFVSAAVFDLADVAGGPAFLGEVGYWTAVAALVAAGLATVAGLVDLWDVRIGRANRTAVTFNLVNAVMAAMFLLTCLIRAHAPQRGATGGQLATELVALVVGAVGVGLGARLMQQSDRRRAAEPTGLDAFDGVHGATVEIARPRPF, via the coding sequence ATGGAGAGCCGACTTCGGGTGCAGGGGCACCCCATCCAACCGATGCTGGTGACGTTTCCGTTCGGGCTCTTCGTCAGCGCCGCCGTGTTCGACCTGGCCGACGTCGCCGGCGGCCCGGCCTTCCTCGGCGAGGTGGGCTACTGGACGGCGGTCGCCGCGCTGGTCGCCGCCGGGCTCGCCACGGTGGCCGGGCTGGTCGACCTGTGGGACGTGCGGATCGGCCGCGCCAACCGGACCGCCGTCACGTTCAATCTGGTCAACGCCGTGATGGCGGCGATGTTCCTGCTCACCTGCCTGATCCGGGCGCACGCCCCGCAGCGCGGCGCGACCGGGGGCCAGCTCGCCACCGAGCTGGTCGCGCTGGTCGTGGGCGCGGTCGGGGTGGGCCTGGGCGCGCGGCTGATGCAGCAGTCCGACCGGCGTCGCGCCGCCGAGCCGACCGGACTGGACGCCTTCGACGGCGTGCACGGCGCCACCGTCGAGATCGCCCGGCCCCGACCGTTCTGA
- a CDS encoding GAF and ANTAR domain-containing protein, which translates to MTDDLGVLETAALLRELTAGLIAVADFDEALDRLVRIARDAVPGVDSCGFTALRAGEPAGVAASDPHRAELDDLRHGPDTPALSAIRRREMIIAGGLADETRWPAWNARARALGVHGVISAPVDVDEQVIGAINLYAQSSEALTPSHQLTAMLLAEHAGLLLAAVRDRERATARAGQLDGALLAEGVVGHAVGVIMTQRGCPAPEALDVLRSAASSLDIPLREVAERLVLTVSRPRDN; encoded by the coding sequence ATGACCGACGACCTGGGTGTGCTGGAGACCGCCGCGCTGCTGCGCGAGCTGACCGCCGGCCTGATCGCGGTGGCCGACTTCGACGAGGCGCTGGACCGGCTGGTCCGGATCGCCCGCGACGCGGTGCCCGGGGTGGATTCCTGCGGCTTCACCGCGCTGCGGGCCGGTGAGCCGGCCGGGGTGGCCGCGTCCGACCCGCACCGGGCCGAGCTGGACGACCTGCGGCACGGCCCGGACACGCCGGCGCTGAGCGCCATCCGTCGCCGCGAGATGATCATCGCGGGCGGGTTGGCGGACGAGACGCGCTGGCCGGCCTGGAACGCGCGGGCCCGCGCGCTGGGCGTGCACGGGGTGATCTCCGCCCCGGTCGACGTCGACGAGCAGGTCATCGGCGCGATCAACCTCTACGCGCAGTCTTCGGAGGCGCTCACGCCGAGCCACCAGCTCACCGCGATGCTGCTGGCCGAGCACGCCGGGCTGCTGCTCGCCGCCGTCCGCGACCGGGAGCGGGCGACCGCCCGCGCCGGCCAGCTCGACGGCGCGCTGCTCGCCGAGGGGGTGGTCGGGCACGCGGTCGGGGTGATCATGACGCAGCGGGGATGCCCGGCGCCGGAGGCCCTCGACGTGCTCCGCAGCGCCGCCTCCTCGTTGGACATTCCGCTGCGCGAGGTGGCCGAGCGGCTCGTGCTCACCGTCTCCCGACCTCGGGACAACTGA